Proteins co-encoded in one Symmachiella macrocystis genomic window:
- a CDS encoding metallophosphoesterase family protein: MNRRELLQSLAVGSGAALLSSGIGTPLLAADSSMPRKRTARLAHLTDIHLNEKRSAADGLTKALRHVQALDDPPELLINGGDAIYDGLAVDRSHLESQWALWKNTWKAECALPVKHCLGNHDVWGWDKPGSKTTGNEPGWGKQYSLDQLGLERGYYGFNVGGWRILVLDSMTADNETVYRGELDAAQFAWLKNELTTTPATTPIAIISHIPIVTVGGLEFQEHVKQDPRKRRMLSHQDATALVHLFRKHTNIKLCLSGHTHLTERISFSGIDFVNSGAVCGLWWKGDHYHTDEGYNVIDLYDDGTFGTEYKSYGWTVG; encoded by the coding sequence ATTGGCACACCGTTGTTGGCGGCCGATTCATCGATGCCCCGCAAGCGGACCGCGCGGTTAGCGCACCTGACCGATATCCACCTCAACGAAAAACGCTCCGCTGCGGACGGCCTGACCAAAGCGCTGCGGCATGTGCAGGCGCTCGATGATCCTCCCGAATTGCTCATCAACGGCGGCGACGCGATTTACGACGGACTGGCGGTCGACCGCAGCCACTTAGAAAGTCAATGGGCGCTGTGGAAGAACACCTGGAAAGCCGAGTGCGCGCTGCCGGTCAAACATTGCTTGGGCAATCACGATGTCTGGGGTTGGGACAAGCCCGGGAGCAAAACAACCGGCAACGAACCAGGCTGGGGCAAGCAGTACAGTCTGGATCAACTGGGACTAGAGCGAGGTTATTATGGTTTCAACGTTGGCGGTTGGCGAATATTGGTACTCGATTCCATGACCGCTGATAACGAGACCGTCTACCGCGGCGAATTGGATGCGGCTCAATTCGCGTGGTTGAAAAACGAACTGACCACCACGCCCGCCACCACCCCCATCGCAATCATCTCACACATTCCGATCGTCACGGTGGGCGGCTTGGAATTTCAAGAGCACGTCAAACAAGACCCCCGCAAACGCCGCATGTTGTCGCACCAAGACGCAACAGCCTTGGTGCACCTGTTCCGCAAGCATACCAACATCAAACTCTGCCTCAGCGGGCATACACATTTGACCGAGCGGATTTCGTTTTCAGGCATCGACTTCGTCAACAGCGGCGCCGTCTGCGGGTTGTGGTGGAAAGGAGACCATTACCATACCGACGAGGGCTACAACGTGATCGACCTGTACGACGATGGGACGTTTGGGACGGAATACAAGAGCTACGGCTGGACGGTGGGTTGA
- a CDS encoding DUF4132 domain-containing protein — MSYYREFYDDVLRQNPVSEGDPLFDAHQLVSQFVRESENTNYFRYIHEPTDITYNAVGKRIGKLITTEKVCLVRALLQQSEWIRKLHRLPDWKQRYRELPKRLDVECGDTIRAGLSFLLRRKMPLVRDDVYGLCGCVNRLAPWSHISAMNLPGLFVKRLADYTKTSDLDEELVKLVTETSVLLRKTTKYSDSKKYARQLESLVGAVPLCMIKPGEAWSDIAIADLEKLETSEKKNWLKLLDCCECSSEGTHAGWIKHAKVSYDQVDPDVFKRFMLRWLPLVSKPRTQPKSTRFRFQPNPDFLILDSHQDILKGLVRCCVFSNDIEIIRALTPLAISAFKKVRHKGARALKVGNACIYALGEIPCMNAVGQLAVLKSRLNSKAAQREIDTALAAAAKRKEISRDEIEEIAVPTYGLTYVGVLRQELGELTAELTVHGSKPEIRWIKPDGKSQKSVPAAVKRDFGDELKELKLAAKDIEKMVPVQAARIEQVYLQQRSWELPQWRAQYLEHPLVGTLARRLIWSFETGGKKVSAFYCDGCFVHNDNAPLEDLADDTTVTLWHPLDESIDDIIAWREWLLEHEVQQPFKQAHREVYLLTDAERNTGVYSNRFAGHVLKQHQFNALCAARGWKNSLRLMVDATYPPAHMVLPNWNLRAEFWVEGAGEEYGVDSNETGTYLYLTTDQVRFYRDEAALNWAQVGDGDYSSTGPDEEENHPLALEEIPPLAFSELLRDVDLFVGVASAGNDPNWSDGGPEGRYRDYWTSYSFGDLGNTAQTRKAILERLVPRLKIAERCTFSDRFLIVRGDKRTYKIHLGSGNILMEPNDAYLCIVPGQSVHKGADAVFLPFEGDRTLSIILSKAFLLAEDTKIKDATILSQINHQPTVQP; from the coding sequence ATGAGCTATTACCGTGAATTTTATGATGATGTTCTGCGGCAGAATCCTGTCTCAGAGGGCGATCCGTTGTTTGACGCGCATCAGCTGGTTTCTCAATTTGTCCGAGAAAGCGAAAACACAAATTATTTCCGGTATATCCACGAACCAACTGACATCACGTACAACGCGGTTGGTAAACGCATCGGTAAGTTGATTACGACTGAAAAGGTCTGCTTAGTTCGAGCGCTGCTGCAACAAAGTGAGTGGATCAGAAAACTGCACAGACTTCCTGATTGGAAGCAACGGTATCGAGAATTACCCAAGCGACTGGATGTCGAATGTGGCGATACAATTCGCGCAGGTCTTTCGTTCTTGTTGCGCCGTAAAATGCCGCTAGTTCGAGATGATGTTTATGGTCTTTGTGGTTGCGTGAATCGGCTTGCCCCTTGGTCGCATATTAGTGCGATGAATCTTCCCGGATTGTTTGTCAAACGTCTTGCTGATTATACAAAGACCTCTGACCTCGACGAAGAATTAGTCAAGTTGGTTACTGAAACTTCCGTATTGCTGCGAAAAACAACCAAGTATTCCGATTCGAAGAAATATGCGAGGCAATTGGAGTCACTGGTTGGCGCTGTACCGCTGTGCATGATCAAACCGGGTGAGGCTTGGTCTGACATTGCCATTGCCGACTTGGAAAAGTTGGAGACCTCGGAAAAAAAGAATTGGCTAAAACTGCTTGATTGTTGTGAATGTTCATCCGAAGGTACGCACGCGGGTTGGATCAAGCATGCCAAAGTCAGTTACGATCAAGTTGATCCCGATGTCTTCAAGCGGTTTATGTTGCGCTGGCTTCCGCTAGTAAGCAAACCGCGCACACAACCCAAAAGTACGCGGTTCCGCTTCCAACCGAACCCTGATTTTTTGATTCTTGACTCACATCAGGATATCCTTAAGGGCTTGGTTCGCTGTTGTGTTTTTAGTAACGATATAGAAATCATTCGCGCACTCACTCCTCTGGCGATCAGTGCCTTTAAGAAAGTCCGGCACAAAGGCGCACGGGCCCTGAAGGTCGGAAACGCATGTATATACGCACTTGGCGAAATCCCCTGTATGAATGCCGTTGGACAACTGGCAGTGCTGAAATCGCGTCTCAATTCTAAAGCCGCTCAGCGCGAAATCGATACGGCCCTTGCTGCTGCAGCCAAGCGTAAAGAAATATCCCGCGACGAAATCGAAGAGATCGCTGTTCCTACCTACGGTTTGACCTACGTAGGAGTCCTCCGCCAGGAACTCGGCGAATTAACGGCCGAATTGACCGTGCACGGGAGCAAACCGGAAATTCGCTGGATCAAACCGGACGGCAAATCGCAAAAGAGTGTTCCAGCGGCGGTGAAACGGGACTTTGGCGACGAGCTTAAGGAACTGAAACTGGCCGCCAAAGATATTGAAAAGATGGTCCCCGTCCAAGCCGCGCGGATCGAACAGGTCTATTTGCAGCAGCGAAGTTGGGAGCTTCCCCAATGGCGGGCGCAGTATCTTGAGCATCCCTTGGTCGGGACATTAGCGCGGCGGCTGATTTGGTCATTCGAAACGGGTGGTAAAAAGGTCTCGGCATTTTATTGCGACGGCTGTTTCGTGCACAACGATAACGCACCGCTGGAGGACTTGGCCGACGATACGACTGTGACGCTGTGGCATCCCTTGGATGAGTCGATCGACGATATCATTGCTTGGCGTGAATGGCTGCTGGAACACGAAGTCCAACAACCGTTTAAACAGGCGCACCGAGAGGTCTACCTGCTGACCGATGCCGAGAGAAACACGGGCGTCTATTCCAATCGTTTCGCCGGTCATGTTTTGAAACAGCATCAGTTCAATGCGCTTTGTGCCGCGCGCGGCTGGAAAAATTCGTTACGGCTGATGGTCGACGCCACTTATCCGCCGGCACACATGGTCTTGCCCAACTGGAATCTACGGGCTGAGTTTTGGGTCGAAGGAGCCGGCGAAGAGTATGGCGTGGATTCGAACGAGACCGGCACGTATTTATATCTCACGACCGACCAGGTTCGTTTTTACCGAGATGAAGCAGCACTGAATTGGGCGCAGGTTGGCGATGGGGACTATTCTTCTACCGGCCCTGATGAAGAGGAAAATCATCCCCTAGCCCTAGAAGAAATTCCTCCCCTCGCATTTTCAGAATTGCTGCGTGACGTCGATCTGTTTGTGGGCGTCGCCAGTGCGGGGAACGATCCGAATTGGAGCGACGGTGGCCCCGAAGGTCGATATCGGGATTATTGGACCAGCTATTCTTTCGGCGATCTGGGAAATACCGCCCAGACGCGAAAAGCGATTTTAGAGCGGCTTGTGCCCCGATTGAAAATTGCCGAGCGTTGTACGTTCTCGGATCGCTTTCTGATCGTACGAGGGGACAAACGGACCTACAAAATCCACCTCGGTTCGGGAAACATCCTCATGGAGCCGAATGACGCGTATTTGTGCATCGTGCCCGGACAATCGGTCCACAAAGGAGCCGATGCTGTCTTTTTGCCGTTCGAGGGCGACCGCACACTGTCAATCATCCTCAGCAAAGCCTTCTTGCTTGCCGAAGATACTAAGATCAAGGATGCAACAATCCTCAGCCAAATCAACCATCAACCCACCGTCCAGCCGTAG
- a CDS encoding sulfatase family protein encodes MKSILILLVTAGCLLPTTAFAAEQPPNIVVLFADDLGYGDLGCFGNPTIRTPELDRMAAEGMKLTQFYSAAPVCTPSRAALMTGRLPVRSGMCSNKRRVLFPNSAGGIPEKEITIAEGLKSAGYATACVGKWHLGHLPQYLPTNNGFDYYFGIPYSNDMHVVRRGDPPLPLIRNLKTIEAPAFQPTLTKRYTDEAIQFITDHRDQPFFVYLPYTFPHVPLFASDDFLGKSSRGLYGDVVEEIDWSVGQILQSLRDLKLAENTLVFFTSDNGPWLIKDNQGGTAGLLRDGKGSTWEGGMREPTVAWWPSKIRARSVSQGLGSTMDIFTTALSLAGVPIPEDRVIDGVDLQPVLFETGPSQRETVFYYRGQTLMAVRKGPFKAHLITQPAYGRGKRVTHDPPVLYHLDHDPSERFDVAQDHPDVIADIQQSIAEHKAALKPLPTQLETMLPTK; translated from the coding sequence ATGAAATCCATTCTTATCCTTTTAGTCACTGCGGGTTGCCTCCTACCAACAACGGCCTTCGCCGCCGAGCAACCGCCCAACATCGTTGTCCTCTTCGCCGACGATCTCGGTTACGGCGACCTCGGCTGCTTCGGTAATCCGACGATTCGTACGCCGGAGTTGGATCGGATGGCGGCCGAGGGGATGAAGCTGACGCAGTTTTATTCTGCTGCCCCCGTTTGCACGCCTAGCCGGGCGGCGCTGATGACGGGCCGGTTGCCAGTTCGTTCGGGTATGTGTAGCAACAAACGCCGCGTGTTGTTTCCCAACTCAGCAGGTGGCATTCCAGAAAAAGAAATCACGATTGCCGAGGGGCTCAAATCCGCTGGCTATGCGACCGCCTGTGTCGGCAAATGGCATTTGGGGCACCTGCCGCAATACCTGCCGACGAATAACGGCTTCGACTATTACTTTGGCATTCCCTACAGCAACGACATGCACGTCGTCCGCCGCGGCGATCCACCGCTGCCGTTAATTCGCAATTTGAAAACCATCGAAGCCCCCGCGTTTCAACCGACGCTCACTAAGCGATATACCGACGAAGCCATCCAGTTCATCACTGACCATCGTGACCAGCCGTTTTTCGTGTATTTACCCTACACCTTTCCGCACGTGCCGTTGTTTGCGTCGGACGATTTTTTGGGCAAAAGTTCGCGGGGTTTGTATGGCGACGTGGTGGAGGAGATCGATTGGAGTGTCGGGCAGATTTTGCAATCACTGCGCGATCTGAAATTGGCGGAAAATACCTTGGTCTTTTTCACCAGCGACAATGGGCCGTGGTTGATCAAAGACAATCAAGGCGGAACGGCTGGGTTGTTGCGGGACGGGAAGGGGAGCACCTGGGAAGGAGGCATGCGCGAGCCGACCGTGGCTTGGTGGCCGAGTAAAATCCGGGCCCGTTCGGTCTCGCAAGGACTGGGGAGTACGATGGACATTTTCACAACCGCCCTCAGCTTGGCCGGTGTTCCGATTCCCGAGGATCGCGTGATCGACGGTGTGGATCTGCAGCCCGTGCTATTCGAAACCGGTCCCAGCCAGCGTGAAACGGTGTTTTATTATCGCGGGCAAACATTGATGGCGGTCCGAAAAGGGCCGTTTAAAGCGCATTTGATCACACAGCCCGCTTATGGACGTGGAAAACGCGTGACGCACGACCCTCCTGTGCTGTATCATTTAGACCATGATCCGTCAGAACGTTTCGATGTCGCCCAGGATCACCCGGACGTCATTGCCGACATTCAACAGTCAATCGCCGAGCACAAAGCTGCCCTGAAACCGCTCCCCACGCAATTGGAAACGATGCTGCCGACCAAATAG
- a CDS encoding PP2C family protein-serine/threonine phosphatase has product MKNKANNWHERLNIIVETMREMSAQSDPQEMVADYGQRMQQLLPRERMLSLSRRGLKAPQFRITRYSGWTEPVNPWKQRDELPLLESGLLGELLYGGQPRVIEDLQVSAHDPAAEYLADQHSLVAIPLFDQGEALNMVVLSLSDAHGFEPDELPELVWMSNLFGRATQNLVLSAELRDAYEMVDREMQQVAKIQRSLLPAVLPEIPHLHLAAHYETSQRAGGDYYDFFQLPEGKWGLLIADVSGHGTPAAVMMSIVHSIAHLYPHQPVCASDFLSYINQNLCRRYTNESGSFVTAFYGIYTPEKRLLNYSNAGHCLPLLKHCGAGMVSAIEGARQLPLGVLEDETYTNRSHYLSPGDEIVFYTDGISEATSPEGEMFGTQRLDDVLTYCRHDADEIINELLSNLKEFTHGAPAADDRTVLVAKVT; this is encoded by the coding sequence GTGAAAAATAAAGCGAACAACTGGCACGAGCGGCTGAACATTATTGTGGAGACAATGCGTGAAATGAGCGCTCAGTCGGATCCGCAGGAAATGGTGGCCGACTACGGCCAACGCATGCAACAGCTTTTGCCGCGGGAACGGATGCTGTCGCTCAGTCGCCGAGGCTTGAAGGCACCTCAATTTCGCATTACCCGCTACAGTGGGTGGACCGAACCGGTCAATCCCTGGAAACAGCGCGACGAGTTGCCGTTGCTGGAGAGCGGCCTGTTGGGAGAATTGCTCTATGGCGGCCAACCGCGCGTGATTGAGGATTTACAAGTCTCCGCCCACGACCCGGCTGCGGAATACCTTGCAGATCAACACTCGTTGGTGGCAATCCCGCTGTTCGATCAAGGGGAAGCGCTGAACATGGTCGTGCTGTCGCTTTCCGACGCGCATGGCTTTGAACCGGACGAATTGCCGGAGTTGGTGTGGATGAGCAACCTCTTTGGACGAGCGACGCAGAATCTCGTACTCAGTGCTGAACTGCGCGACGCTTATGAGATGGTCGACCGGGAAATGCAACAGGTGGCGAAGATCCAACGGTCGTTGCTCCCTGCGGTGCTTCCCGAGATCCCCCATTTGCATCTCGCCGCTCACTACGAGACCTCGCAACGCGCCGGTGGGGACTACTACGATTTCTTCCAACTCCCCGAGGGGAAATGGGGACTGTTGATTGCCGATGTGAGCGGTCACGGTACACCGGCGGCCGTGATGATGTCCATCGTGCACAGCATCGCACACCTCTACCCGCATCAACCGGTCTGTGCGAGCGATTTCCTCAGTTATATCAACCAAAACCTGTGCCGCCGGTACACCAACGAGTCGGGGAGTTTTGTCACGGCGTTTTACGGCATCTATACGCCGGAAAAACGGCTGCTGAATTATTCCAATGCCGGGCACTGCCTGCCATTGTTGAAACATTGTGGAGCGGGAATGGTCTCCGCCATCGAGGGGGCACGGCAATTGCCATTGGGCGTCCTGGAGGACGAAACCTACACCAATCGTTCGCACTATCTCAGTCCGGGGGATGAAATCGTGTTTTATACCGATGGCATTTCCGAAGCGACTTCGCCTGAGGGAGAAATGTTCGGAACCCAACGGCTGGATGACGTCCTGACCTATTGCCGCCACGACGCCGATGAAATCATCAACGAACTGCTGAGCAACTTGAAAGAATTCACACACGGAGCCCCTGCCGCCGACGACCGGACTGTGCTCGTCGCAAAAGTCACCTAG
- the murB gene encoding UDP-N-acetylmuramate dehydrogenase, with product MPSLDDFSEITRHDEPLAPHTYLKLGGPAQYFVTPRTRDELQQVILACRENEMSYHILGGGCNLLIGDKGVSGVVIHISGDGFSQITVDDTQVTVGAGAPLTHLIWHTVKVGLQGLEVLVGIPGTIGGALRGNAGGSAGDIGQFVCSVSGLTSAGELVTRRGDEVTFGYRESNLRDLLIVEATFGLQPGDTDEITRRLRKSWIMKKATQPLTAQSAGCIFKNPRGMSAGLLIDQSGLKGTRIGNAEISDRHANFIITHADATSDDVLRLIDLAKSKVNEQFGVDLELEIEIW from the coding sequence ATGCCTTCACTCGACGACTTCAGCGAAATCACACGCCACGACGAGCCGCTGGCGCCCCACACGTATTTGAAACTGGGGGGACCAGCTCAGTACTTCGTGACACCGAGGACCCGCGACGAATTGCAACAGGTCATACTGGCCTGTCGCGAGAACGAGATGTCGTACCACATCTTGGGCGGCGGTTGCAATCTGCTCATCGGTGACAAAGGGGTCAGCGGCGTTGTCATCCATATTTCCGGTGACGGATTTTCACAAATCACCGTCGATGACACCCAGGTCACAGTCGGAGCGGGCGCCCCGCTGACGCATCTCATTTGGCATACGGTCAAGGTCGGACTGCAGGGACTTGAGGTCCTCGTGGGCATCCCCGGAACCATTGGGGGCGCACTCCGCGGCAATGCCGGCGGCAGTGCCGGCGACATCGGGCAGTTTGTCTGCTCAGTCTCCGGATTAACCTCAGCTGGTGAACTCGTGACCCGCCGCGGCGACGAGGTCACTTTTGGTTACCGAGAAAGCAATCTGCGCGATCTACTGATCGTCGAAGCCACTTTCGGACTGCAACCGGGCGATACGGACGAAATTACCCGGCGCTTGCGCAAGTCCTGGATCATGAAAAAGGCGACGCAGCCGCTCACCGCCCAATCGGCCGGCTGCATTTTCAAAAACCCGCGCGGAATGAGTGCCGGATTGCTCATTGATCAGTCGGGCTTAAAAGGGACACGGATTGGCAACGCCGAAATCAGCGACCGCCACGCCAATTTCATCATTACCCACGCCGATGCGACGTCCGACGACGTGCTGCGACTGATTGATTTGGCCAAATCCAAGGTCAATGAGCAGTTCGGAGTCGATCTGGAGCTAGAAATCGAAATCTGGTAA
- a CDS encoding D-alanine--D-alanine ligase family protein, translating into MTTFETQGLDPLTVAVLEGGESSERSISLESGAAVRAALAERGHKVIAIDPSEVDLSTYDWSGIDTAFIALHGFFGEDGQVQQILEDAEMPYTGSDPAAARLSFQKSAAKERFFQNYVPTPPYVLIHEGDTANGIMKKARSLGYPLAVKPDSQGSSLGVSVVQSPDELPEALTRCFHLEAFGLLEAGVLGSEWTVGIMDELMLPLIQVVPNRPFYDYQAKYADDTTEYQFEFDIPSDVVNSINQAARNAYDALKMQGIARIDLVLDRFNRPWVLEANSVPGMTSHSLVPKAAARIGISMGELCEQMLQRSLNAAPQS; encoded by the coding sequence ATGACAACGTTTGAAACTCAGGGATTGGATCCGTTGACCGTAGCCGTTTTGGAGGGAGGCGAATCGAGTGAACGCTCGATCAGTCTCGAAAGCGGTGCCGCCGTACGAGCCGCGCTGGCGGAACGGGGACACAAGGTCATCGCAATCGATCCCTCTGAGGTCGATTTGTCGACATACGATTGGTCCGGCATCGACACAGCTTTTATCGCCCTGCATGGCTTTTTCGGCGAAGATGGGCAGGTACAGCAGATTCTTGAGGATGCTGAAATGCCCTATACCGGCAGCGATCCGGCGGCGGCACGGTTGTCATTTCAAAAATCAGCCGCAAAAGAACGCTTTTTTCAAAACTACGTTCCGACGCCCCCCTACGTATTAATCCACGAAGGGGACACAGCCAACGGCATCATGAAAAAGGCGCGTAGCCTGGGATATCCACTAGCAGTCAAGCCGGACTCCCAAGGGTCGAGCCTGGGTGTGAGCGTCGTGCAAAGTCCCGATGAGCTTCCGGAAGCCCTGACCCGTTGCTTTCACCTAGAGGCGTTTGGCCTGTTGGAAGCCGGCGTTTTGGGGTCGGAATGGACGGTTGGCATTATGGACGAATTGATGTTACCGCTGATTCAAGTCGTCCCGAATCGGCCGTTTTATGACTACCAAGCCAAGTATGCCGACGACACCACTGAGTATCAGTTTGAATTCGACATCCCGAGCGATGTGGTCAATTCGATCAATCAAGCGGCCCGCAACGCCTACGATGCCCTTAAAATGCAGGGGATCGCGCGGATTGACCTCGTGCTGGATCGGTTCAACCGGCCGTGGGTATTAGAGGCGAACAGTGTGCCTGGAATGACTTCGCACAGCTTGGTTCCTAAAGCAGCCGCTCGTATCGGCATCAGCATGGGTGAGTTGTGCGAGCAAATGCTCCAGCGGAGCCTCAACGCTGCCCCGCAATCCTAG
- a CDS encoding sensor histidine kinase has translation MLFTRTIRRKLLLGLGLVLTMLLMASFSGIWGLSSYAELIGELEFNLQQTPNKTALVKAAGALFKPLVDRPNPHADPTRVNKIRRLQLEIFCDRTDAAHAAYRDFQGKLEEIPLTPVLESQFLILNNSLHAFNNQLTELENQAKSALNGKVIDEVAMDQLLKGTWELEQIAQTMLDPANGLHAALDQAQRDYESTFTLLWTTTAVAVVLFLGLIRHSYVQIFRPLRQLYEGARRVAQGCFDYRIPVSTQDEMGELAESFNMMTARFQDIAGDLDQQVNERSRQLVRSERLAAVGFLSAGVAHEINNPLAAISMASESVEERIEDLLQVQTEPSSDAKIIRDYLQMIQKESFRCRQITTKLLDFSRGSESTRESTDVTGLIREVIAMVQHLSKYRDMQITFRAATPSYLEANPAEIKQVLLNLVANGLESMEAGGTLSITIEERTDEVRIVFQDEGCGMTPGVIENLFEPFFTSKRVGQGTGLGLSISHRIINDHGGTIEAHSDGVGQGSRFCISLPRRAMNTIAA, from the coding sequence TTGCTGTTCACACGGACAATACGTCGCAAGCTCTTGCTGGGCTTGGGATTGGTCCTCACCATGCTCTTGATGGCGTCCTTCAGCGGCATCTGGGGGCTGTCTTCCTACGCCGAATTAATCGGTGAGTTGGAATTCAACCTGCAGCAAACGCCCAACAAGACCGCCCTCGTGAAAGCTGCGGGTGCGTTGTTCAAACCGCTCGTGGATCGTCCCAATCCCCACGCCGATCCGACGCGCGTCAACAAAATCCGCCGTTTGCAACTCGAGATTTTTTGCGACCGTACAGACGCCGCACACGCGGCCTATCGCGACTTTCAAGGCAAGCTGGAGGAGATCCCACTGACGCCGGTTTTGGAAAGTCAGTTTTTGATCCTCAACAACTCACTGCATGCATTCAACAACCAATTGACCGAGTTGGAAAACCAGGCCAAGTCCGCTTTAAATGGCAAGGTCATCGACGAGGTGGCAATGGATCAATTGCTCAAGGGAACTTGGGAATTGGAACAAATTGCACAAACCATGCTCGATCCGGCCAATGGACTTCACGCAGCTTTGGACCAAGCCCAACGCGACTATGAATCGACCTTTACCCTGTTGTGGACGACAACCGCGGTGGCGGTCGTGTTGTTTCTGGGGCTGATTCGCCACAGCTATGTGCAGATCTTTCGCCCATTGCGACAGCTCTATGAAGGAGCCCGTCGGGTGGCTCAGGGTTGCTTTGACTATCGCATTCCGGTTTCCACACAAGACGAAATGGGGGAACTGGCTGAGTCGTTCAACATGATGACCGCCCGGTTCCAAGATATCGCCGGGGATCTTGACCAGCAGGTCAACGAACGCAGCCGGCAGTTGGTCCGCTCCGAACGACTGGCAGCTGTGGGGTTTCTTTCCGCAGGCGTCGCCCATGAAATCAACAATCCGCTGGCAGCAATCTCCATGGCCTCCGAATCGGTGGAAGAGCGCATTGAAGATCTGCTGCAAGTTCAGACCGAACCAAGCAGCGATGCTAAGATCATTCGCGACTATCTGCAGATGATTCAAAAAGAATCGTTCCGCTGCCGTCAAATCACCACGAAATTGCTCGATTTTTCGCGGGGCAGCGAATCGACGCGTGAATCCACCGACGTCACTGGGCTGATTCGCGAAGTCATCGCCATGGTGCAACATCTGAGCAAGTACCGCGACATGCAGATCACATTCCGAGCGGCCACACCGAGTTATCTGGAAGCGAATCCGGCGGAAATCAAACAAGTGTTATTGAATCTCGTCGCCAACGGATTGGAATCAATGGAAGCCGGCGGCACATTGTCGATCACGATCGAAGAACGGACCGATGAAGTGCGAATCGTTTTTCAGGACGAAGGGTGTGGCATGACGCCGGGTGTCATTGAAAACCTCTTCGAACCATTTTTCACAAGCAAGCGCGTGGGCCAGGGGACCGGGTTGGGTTTGTCCATTAGCCACCGCATTATCAACGATCACGGGGGCACAATCGAAGCCCACAGCGACGGAGTCGGACAAGGGAGTCGGTTTTGCATTAGCTTACCGCGCCGCGCGATGAACACCATCGCCGCGTAG